A window of Malania oleifera isolate guangnan ecotype guangnan chromosome 5, ASM2987363v1, whole genome shotgun sequence contains these coding sequences:
- the LOC131155521 gene encoding mechanosensitive ion channel protein 10-like isoform X1, translating into MREEQNDAIEKATPDQVVLFMDQRNELADLRLRKEETKVDAMSTRDGKLQSAVRKQTLRRMSFSKPKARLAEVNYSIPHKSSIRELTEELDPLVFGDNHSTDDDYNTDDEWDEGLEEEGETAWKKYQKRRKFYWRVIIEWVMFVLITSFLLCSLTITSLKQQLKWGIEIWKWCLMVLVIFCGHIVSGWVVEFFVFIIERNFMLRENVLYFVHGLRRSFQNCMWLGLVLFAWAFMFNARLHKKNKLLRKVFQALVAFLIGAIIWLVKIILVKVLASSFYVATYFDRMKESVFHHYILDTLFGSPMDEATVLAEEEHRCQTLVGSKSLLGRWKEARNAYKSKKYRSRRIDIEKLRRLSMESTTSAWSMKRLMSYVKSFGLSKISKTMDDIGKAESEISSEWGAKNCAHKIFKNVAKPGAKYIEEEDLSRFLKRVEIHTIFPFFEGALKTGRISRSSFKNWVVRAYFERKSLAHSLNDTKTAVQQLHKLASAIVAMIIIVESLMVIGLASTKIIVFVTTQLVLLGFMFQNICKTIFESIIFVFVMHPFDIGDRCVVDGVQMVVEEMNILTTVFLRDDMGKIYYPNSVLLTKPISNFYRSPEMGDGIDFTIDVSTSFETIVALKEAIKIYIKRKPKHWNPEHSVIVTEIENVDKMKMCLCVQHTINHQNYGERNNRVSDLLLELKKIFESLGIKYHLLPQQVHLTHVVNTN; encoded by the exons ATGAGAGAGGAGCAAAACGATGCAATTGAGAAAGCAACTCCAGACCAAGTGGTTTTGTTCATGGACCAACGAAATGAGTTAGCAGATCTGCGCTTGAGGAAAGAAGAGACCAAGGTGGACGCGATGAGCACCAGAGATGGGAAGTTGCAGTCGGCGGTGAGAAAGCAAACACTTCGCCGTATGAGCTTCTCAAAACCGAAGGCTCGACTTGCTGAAGTAAACTATTCGATCCCTCACAAATCATCGATCAGGGAATTGACCGAAGAATTGGACCCCCTCGTGTTTGGTGACAACCACTCCACGGATGATGACTACAACACCGATGATGAGTGGGATGAAGGGCTCGAAGAAGAAGGTGAGACAGCTTGGAAAAAGTACCAAAAGAGGAGAAAATTCTATTGGAGGGTTATAATAGAATGGGTAATGTTTGTGCTTATAACTTCCTTCTTGCTGTGCTCTCTTACTATAACATCTCTTAAGCAGCAGCTTAAATGGGGTATAGAGATTTGGAAATGGTGTCTTATGGTTCTTGTCATTTTCTGCGGGCACATAGTCTCTGGTTGGGTTGTGGAATTTTTCGTTTTCATCATCGAGCGAAACTTCATGCTTCGTGAGAATGTCTTATACTTTGTCCATGGATTGCGGAGGAGCTTCCAAAACTGCATGTGGCTAGGACTAGTTTTGTTCGCGTGGGCCTTCATGTTTAATGCAAGGTTGCACAAGAAGAACAAGTTACTCAGGAAGGTCTTCCAAGCCCTAGTGGCATTCTTGATTGGCGCCATCATATGGCTTGTCAAGATTATCTTAGTTAAGGTCTTGGCCTCATCATTCTATGTGGCAACCTATTTTGATCGCATGAAGGAGAGCGTGTTCCACCACTACATTCTTGACACACTATTTGGATCGCCTATGGATGAGGCAACAGTGTTGGCAGAGGAGGAGCATCGTTGTCAGACCTTGGTGGGGTCAAAGTCATTGCTAGGGAGGTGGAAGGAGGCGAGGAATGCATACAAGTCGAAGAAGTACAGATCGAGAAGGATCGACATAGAGAAACTAAGGCGACTGTCCATGGAGAGTACGACATCAGCATGGAGCATGAAGAGGCTGATGAGCTACGTGAAGTCATTTGGGTTGTCGAAGATTTCAAAAACTATGGATGATATTGGGAAGGCAGAGTCTGAGATATCTAGCGAGTGGGGGGCTAAGAATTGTGCACACAAGATCTTCAAGAATGTTGCCAAACCTGGAGCAAA GTACATTGAAGAGGAGGACTTATCGAGATTCTTAAAAAGGGTCGAGATTCATACAATATTCCCATTCTTTGAAGGAGCCCTCAAGACCGGAAGAATTTCAAGGTCTTCTTTCAAAAATTGGGTG GTACGAGCTTATTTTGAACGAAAGTCCTTGGCACATTCCTTAAACGATACTAAGACAGCAGTGCAACAACTTCATAAGCTAGCGAGTGCAATTGTCGCAATGATCATAATCGTGGAGTCTCTTATGGTGATAGGTTTGGCATCAACAAAGATTATTGTTTTTGTGACAACGCAGCTAGTTCTCTTAGGCTTCATGTTCCAGAACATATGTAAAACCATATTTGAGTCCATCATCTTCGTCTTTGTCATGCATCCATTTGACATTGGAGATCGTTGTGTTGTTGATGGGGTTCAG ATGGTTGTGGAAGAGATGAATATTTTAACTACAGTGTTCCTTAGAGATGATATGGGGAAGATATATTACCCAAATTCAGTTTTACTCACCAAACCGATTAGTAATTTCTATCGAAGCCCAGAAATGGGTGATGGTATTGACTTCACAATCGATGTCTCCACATCTTTTGAAACTATAGTTGCTCTCAAGGAAGCCATAAAAAT ATATATAAAAAGGAAACCAAAGCACTGGAATCCAGAACACTCTGTGATAGTGACAGAGATTGAAAATGTGGACAAGATGAAGATGTGTCTTTGTGTTCAACACACCATCAACCATCAAAATTATGGTGAAAGAAACAATCGTGTCTCAGATCTTCTCTTGGAGTTGAAGAAAATCTTTGAGAGCCTTGGAATCAAGTACCATCTTCTTCCTCAACAAGTCCATCTGACCCATGTAGTCAACACTAACTAG
- the LOC131155521 gene encoding mechanosensitive ion channel protein 10-like isoform X2 yields MREEQNDAIEKATPDQVVLFMDQRNELADLRLRKEETKVDAMSTRDGKLQSAVRKQTLRRMSFSKPKARLAEVNYSIPHKSSIRELTEELDPLVFGDNHSTDDDYNTDDEWDEGLEEEGETAWKKYQKRRKFYWRVIIEWVMFVLITSFLLCSLTITSLKQQLKWGIEIWKWCLMVLVIFCGHIVSGWVVEFFVFIIERNFMLRENVLYFVHGLRRSFQNCMWLGLVLFAWAFMFNARLHKKNKLLRKVFQALVAFLIGAIIWLVKIILVKVLASSFYVATYFDRMKESVFHHYILDTLFGSPMDEATVLAEEEHRCQTLVGSKSLLGRWKEARNAYKSKKYRSRRIDIEKLRRLSMESTTSAWSMKRLMSYVKSFGLSKISKTMDDIGKAESEISSEWGAKNCAHKIFKNVAKPGAKYIEEEDLSRFLKRVEIHTIFPFFEGALKTGRISRSSFKNWVMVVEEMNILTTVFLRDDMGKIYYPNSVLLTKPISNFYRSPEMGDGIDFTIDVSTSFETIVALKEAIKIYIKRKPKHWNPEHSVIVTEIENVDKMKMCLCVQHTINHQNYGERNNRVSDLLLELKKIFESLGIKYHLLPQQVHLTHVVNTN; encoded by the exons ATGAGAGAGGAGCAAAACGATGCAATTGAGAAAGCAACTCCAGACCAAGTGGTTTTGTTCATGGACCAACGAAATGAGTTAGCAGATCTGCGCTTGAGGAAAGAAGAGACCAAGGTGGACGCGATGAGCACCAGAGATGGGAAGTTGCAGTCGGCGGTGAGAAAGCAAACACTTCGCCGTATGAGCTTCTCAAAACCGAAGGCTCGACTTGCTGAAGTAAACTATTCGATCCCTCACAAATCATCGATCAGGGAATTGACCGAAGAATTGGACCCCCTCGTGTTTGGTGACAACCACTCCACGGATGATGACTACAACACCGATGATGAGTGGGATGAAGGGCTCGAAGAAGAAGGTGAGACAGCTTGGAAAAAGTACCAAAAGAGGAGAAAATTCTATTGGAGGGTTATAATAGAATGGGTAATGTTTGTGCTTATAACTTCCTTCTTGCTGTGCTCTCTTACTATAACATCTCTTAAGCAGCAGCTTAAATGGGGTATAGAGATTTGGAAATGGTGTCTTATGGTTCTTGTCATTTTCTGCGGGCACATAGTCTCTGGTTGGGTTGTGGAATTTTTCGTTTTCATCATCGAGCGAAACTTCATGCTTCGTGAGAATGTCTTATACTTTGTCCATGGATTGCGGAGGAGCTTCCAAAACTGCATGTGGCTAGGACTAGTTTTGTTCGCGTGGGCCTTCATGTTTAATGCAAGGTTGCACAAGAAGAACAAGTTACTCAGGAAGGTCTTCCAAGCCCTAGTGGCATTCTTGATTGGCGCCATCATATGGCTTGTCAAGATTATCTTAGTTAAGGTCTTGGCCTCATCATTCTATGTGGCAACCTATTTTGATCGCATGAAGGAGAGCGTGTTCCACCACTACATTCTTGACACACTATTTGGATCGCCTATGGATGAGGCAACAGTGTTGGCAGAGGAGGAGCATCGTTGTCAGACCTTGGTGGGGTCAAAGTCATTGCTAGGGAGGTGGAAGGAGGCGAGGAATGCATACAAGTCGAAGAAGTACAGATCGAGAAGGATCGACATAGAGAAACTAAGGCGACTGTCCATGGAGAGTACGACATCAGCATGGAGCATGAAGAGGCTGATGAGCTACGTGAAGTCATTTGGGTTGTCGAAGATTTCAAAAACTATGGATGATATTGGGAAGGCAGAGTCTGAGATATCTAGCGAGTGGGGGGCTAAGAATTGTGCACACAAGATCTTCAAGAATGTTGCCAAACCTGGAGCAAA GTACATTGAAGAGGAGGACTTATCGAGATTCTTAAAAAGGGTCGAGATTCATACAATATTCCCATTCTTTGAAGGAGCCCTCAAGACCGGAAGAATTTCAAGGTCTTCTTTCAAAAATTGGGTG ATGGTTGTGGAAGAGATGAATATTTTAACTACAGTGTTCCTTAGAGATGATATGGGGAAGATATATTACCCAAATTCAGTTTTACTCACCAAACCGATTAGTAATTTCTATCGAAGCCCAGAAATGGGTGATGGTATTGACTTCACAATCGATGTCTCCACATCTTTTGAAACTATAGTTGCTCTCAAGGAAGCCATAAAAAT ATATATAAAAAGGAAACCAAAGCACTGGAATCCAGAACACTCTGTGATAGTGACAGAGATTGAAAATGTGGACAAGATGAAGATGTGTCTTTGTGTTCAACACACCATCAACCATCAAAATTATGGTGAAAGAAACAATCGTGTCTCAGATCTTCTCTTGGAGTTGAAGAAAATCTTTGAGAGCCTTGGAATCAAGTACCATCTTCTTCCTCAACAAGTCCATCTGACCCATGTAGTCAACACTAACTAG